TCAAGGCTGTTTGTGGCAAGAATTTCAAATAAATTAGTCATCTCGCTGTGAAATCCTTCGGTATCTGTTCTGGTAAGATAGAACACACAAAAAAGAAAAACAGGGATAAAAGCAAAGAAGCGCAGGGCATCGAGGTCTTTAAAATGTAGCCTTTTATCTTTTGGCATCGTGCAGTAGTTTGATCAAATATAGATGAAAAAACATCGTCTTAACATGAACTTAGACTGCTTTATGCACTGAGTTGTCTGAATAAGTTTAATTTTGTTGCCATGGAAATACAGCACCGGTACTTGTTTTTACTGACTCTTTCAGGAGCCATTGCTTTAGGCATCAGTTTTCCCTTCACCGGCGGTTTTTTTCCCATCGTTTTTATTGCATTTGTTCCTGTGATTTTAGTGAACAATGCCCTGAACAAGGAAAAAAAATTTAGGTTCATAAAACGACTTGGATATAATTTCCTTTATTTTCTCATCTTCAATATTATTACAACCTGGTGGATTTCTTACGCATCACCTGAAGGAGGCTACTTTGCCGTGTTAGTCAATGCGGTGCTCATGACCTTGCCCTTCTTTTTTTCATCATTTATTGCAAGACAATTGGGTGAAAATCGTGGCTTGATTGCCCTTGCGGTGTTGTGGATGTCATTTGAATACGCACATTTTTATTGGGAGCTTTCATGGCCATGGCTTAATTTGGGACATGTTTTTGGAAATCAACCAAAACTCATTCAATGGTATGAATACAGTGGTATAACCGGAGGAACACTTTGGGTATTATGCTTGAATATTCTAGTCTATTTAGTGACCAGAAATATTTGGATCAGAAAAGAAAGTTTAAAGATTCAAACACCTATTTTTTTATTCATAGGGCTTGGCCTCTGTATTCCAATTATCAGCAGCTTGGTTATTTATTATTCTTATGAAGAAAAAAATGATCCGGTAGATATTGTTGTAGTTCAGCCTAATATTGAAGCGCATCATGAAAAATTTTATACTCCATGGACCGTGCAACTTGAAAAAATGTTTAGGTTGGCTGATGAACTGGTGACGCAGGATGTTGATTTGGTTTTATGTCCTGAAACAGCTATTAATATTGGTTTGGATGAAATGCAATTGGAAGATGAACAGGCCATCAAATATGTAAAATCATTTCAGCGTGTCAAGTATAATGTGCCGGTAATTATTGGCGCATTTACTCAAAAGTTTTTTAAAGAAGAAAATTCTCCTGCAACCAGATTTTATTCAGGATTTTGGTATGAAGACTACAACTCAGCCCTGTTGGTTGACACATTGAAAAACACAGAAATTTATCACAAATCAAAATTAGTATTGGGATCTGAAAAATTGCCTTTTGTTGGTATGTTTCCTTTCTTAAAAAAATATTCAGTTGAACTTGGAGGAACCTCAGGTATGCTTGGACTTGGTGATGAACCAAAAAATTTCACAGCCAGTGGAGTAATCTTTGCTCCGGTGATTTGTTATGAATCAGTTTACGGTGAGTACGTGAGTTATTATACCAGAAAGGGAGCTGAAATTTTAACTGTAATCACAAATGATGGTTGGTGGCAAGACAGTCCAGGACATAAACAACACCGTATGTTTTCTCAAATCAGGGCTATTGAAAATCGCAGAAGTGTAGCAAGATCTGCCAATACAGGAATTTCTTGTTTTATTGATCAGCGAGGAGAAATAATAAGTGAACTACCATACAATACGGCCGGGGTGCTTAGGGAAAAAATAAATCGCAATACTACCTTTACTTTTTATGTTACCTATGGAGATTTATACGGGCGGATTTCGCTATTCATGGCAATCGGTTTGTTCATCTACGCAGTAGTAAATTACCTCAAAAAGCGAGGAATAAAAACGGGGGTATAATATCTTATCCGTCAAAAAAAAATATGGCTAACAAGAACCAGTCTCTGCACCAACAATCGGCGGCTTCTGCGTACTGTCAAACAGGCATTTTGTCACTGATTTGATTCTTTTAAAAGACATAAGTGCCAATAAATTCTGAAACTTTGTAACAAACCCCTAATTTTGCGTGACACATTGACGTAAATCTGGCATTGGCAGTACATTTGTTGTATGCCGCAACAAAACCACGCAAGCATGGCAAGAAAAGATAAACAAAACGAAGAATCACAAGCTGAAGATCAATTGAAAGAGCAGCAACAAACAGGTGCGGCAGGAAATGAAGAACAGATTGCAGAACAAAATGCTGAATCCGATAATCAACCGCATGCTGAATCTATAGAGCAAAAAATGGCTGAACTGAATGATAAATATGTCAGACTCTATTCAGATTTTGATAATTTCAGAAAGCGCACTGCTAAAGAAAAAGCAGATTTGATATTGCACGCCGGCGGAGAAGTGATTAAAGACTTGCTGGTGGTATTAGATGATTTTGAGAGAGCTGTTGCAAACAATGAAAAAGTTGATTCGGCTGATGCTTTGCGTGAAAGTTTCAAATTGATTCAACATAAATTAGTTAATATTCTACAGCATAAAGGACTTGAGCTTTTAGAATCAAAAGGAGAAGTTTTTTCTGCAGATCAGCACGAGGCTATTACCAACGTGCCGGTTCAGGATGAATCACAAAAAGGAAAAATAATTGATGTGATAGAGCGAGGTTATAATCTCAGAGGCAAGACACTTCGTTTTGCTAAAGTAGTAGTTGGACAATAACAGAGTACGAAATCATGAGTCAGAAAAGAGATTATTACGATGTACTTGGCGTTTCAAAAAACGCAGATGAACAGGAAATAAAAAAGGCCTACCGCAAAATTGCCCTTAAATTTCACCCGGACAGAAATCCGAATGATAAAGAAGCAGAAGAGAAATTCAAAGAAGCAGCAGAAGCTTATGAGGTGCTGAGCGATTCAGAAAAGCGT
This genomic stretch from Crocinitomicaceae bacterium harbors:
- the lnt gene encoding apolipoprotein N-acyltransferase; translated protein: MEIQHRYLFLLTLSGAIALGISFPFTGGFFPIVFIAFVPVILVNNALNKEKKFRFIKRLGYNFLYFLIFNIITTWWISYASPEGGYFAVLVNAVLMTLPFFFSSFIARQLGENRGLIALAVLWMSFEYAHFYWELSWPWLNLGHVFGNQPKLIQWYEYSGITGGTLWVLCLNILVYLVTRNIWIRKESLKIQTPIFLFIGLGLCIPIISSLVIYYSYEEKNDPVDIVVVQPNIEAHHEKFYTPWTVQLEKMFRLADELVTQDVDLVLCPETAINIGLDEMQLEDEQAIKYVKSFQRVKYNVPVIIGAFTQKFFKEENSPATRFYSGFWYEDYNSALLVDTLKNTEIYHKSKLVLGSEKLPFVGMFPFLKKYSVELGGTSGMLGLGDEPKNFTASGVIFAPVICYESVYGEYVSYYTRKGAEILTVITNDGWWQDSPGHKQHRMFSQIRAIENRRSVARSANTGISCFIDQRGEIISELPYNTAGVLREKINRNTTFTFYVTYGDLYGRISLFMAIGLFIYAVVNYLKKRGIKTGV
- a CDS encoding nucleotide exchange factor GrpE, whose protein sequence is MARKDKQNEESQAEDQLKEQQQTGAAGNEEQIAEQNAESDNQPHAESIEQKMAELNDKYVRLYSDFDNFRKRTAKEKADLILHAGGEVIKDLLVVLDDFERAVANNEKVDSADALRESFKLIQHKLVNILQHKGLELLESKGEVFSADQHEAITNVPVQDESQKGKIIDVIERGYNLRGKTLRFAKVVVGQ